Below is a window of Drosophila willistoni isolate 14030-0811.24 chromosome XR unlocalized genomic scaffold, UCI_dwil_1.1 Seg144, whole genome shotgun sequence DNA.
acaacaaaaCGGGCTTCAACTTTTACTCCTCCATCACCCTcctgttctctctctctctcactctatctTCACTTCACGGAGCGAAAAAAATGGCGCCAATATATCGCAGCATGAGCGGAAATAATGCAATTTGTGTGTGAACTTTTTAACGTAGTTTCCCAAACACTCACACCAACTCAACTCAATATCAagctcaaacacacacacactcaaacacaacCACACACTtgtactcacacacacacacacataacacACTCAGCACACACAAGtttcacccaaaaaaaaaaaaaaaaaaaaaaaaaacaacaacacatatacgagtataagtatatatatgaaaGCAAAACCAgttaatatttacattttacgTACGTAAAATTGTTTCGTGTTGATGTTGTCGTTTACCGAAGCTCTTTGAATTTTACCGTTATATCAGTCAGAAGCATTCACGAACAGCGGCAGTAGCCAACTGAGGAACCGAACATCATGTTAGCCACTTAAATTCGGCCGAGAGCCGAGAGCTGTTAAACAACATTGCAACTTCAGGCATGCTGTTATGTTGATGCCACAGACTAAAAAAGACTTAAGGCAGATAAAAAAGaacgagaaagagagagagagagagatgcagAGAGACAGTCAGGTGAGGAAGGGACAGCTTGCATTAAGACTCGGAGTTAAGACGAAATAAGTCGGACTAAAGTGATAGCAAATTGTAGCCTCACACTTAACAATCACTTATACTTAAGCAACTATTAAGCAAAACAAACGGAAAGCCAATGTCTTGACTTTAATTTACGACTACAACGAAGTTCCAATGCTGTTGCCAATTTTCAGAGAGATCAGTTTAAGCAAACTCAAACCTGAAATAAGACTTTAGGAGTCAGATCTTTGTTTTAAAGAAAGTTACTTAAGGTTACTTCCGAACTATGTAGTTAAATTTAGTCCTTGCAATCCTTATGCCCTATTCAACATACTCTTTGAGTAAGGGAAACGTTGATTTAACGAGCAATGagaagaacaaaaagaaaaactagcTCAAGAAGtcaattttgatttcattCTCAGGCattcaaaaataaagttttaccTAAAAATTGACGTTGGCATgtctaaaatattaaatgaaatataaaaacattCTTCTCAAGCTGTGTTAAATGGAATGTGAAagaattgaaaaacaaatgaaaaaacgATTTCTTGGTTCTTCTCAACCCTCGCAAGGCTAATTCAAACTCGAGCAAAATGAGTGAGTTGATTTTGGTAGACAATTGTGGTAAACTTTGCCCCCAAGCTTGGCCAGACagaaaaaaatggcaaattgacCAATTGTTTATATACAGTATTCCCATTCCTATTTGAAAATTGTAGAAAGGAATTAAGGGAAGCAATAAGCAAATATCTCAACATTCGCCTGGATGGGTTATCAAATATTCAGTTcactggctgactgactgactgactgactgaatgactgTGGCCCTCCAAATGCACCTcaattaataagaagaattGTAAAACAAATGACAATTATTTATGACCCACTGACCCGAGCCACTCAACAACAGCCATAGAGTAAGAGTCAGCAAAAAGATAGCAAAAAGTGCGGGCGGGCTGGATGGGTGGTGGTGGATTGGAAGAAGAAGGAGACAAATGACGGGCCACAAGCAGGACGAGAAGGAGGAGCAGTGGGTGGGGGAGTAAGAGATGGACAGAGCGAGCTGAGCTGAGGGTCAGGCAATGGTTCACAGTTattgtatttcattttcatcgCGTGTCAAATGCATATTTTACCATTaagtttgcttcttttttttttgctattgttgtaattgctattgttgttgttgttgttgctgttgtagttgttaaCGAAAAAGCATTCCGGTAACCGGATGGATATGTACAAGGACAACCACATGCTCATGGAGCGCAATAGAAGAACCCACGAATTGTCGAGGCATCTTCACATGTCCAGCTACCTTTATCTCGTGTCCCTCGCACTCTCCTTTCTctacaccaacacacacacacacacacatttacacaTTTTTGTCGCCTCTCTAGAAGTGAATGGTTTTTTACGTTAGTTGTTGTCGCTCCCTCCCTTCCCTCCTCTCTttcgtcatcatcattttgGCTATTGATTTTTACTTCGAAATAAATTGGTTTCGTTTGTCTGTTGagtattttttggttttgttttttttttcttcctttttttagtgtacatatatatatgtatgtttttttttttttttttgagctcTTTTGTgcaaaacttttcttttggGGCAATTATTGTACcgaaattatttttcattttctagaAATTTTTGCGGACTGCACTTTTATTCTCTGAGTTGTCCCAAATGGTCCGGCAACTATTGTTATTAATACCCCaagccaaaagcaaaagaaaaattgctCAGTAAATGAAAAGTGAATGGCTAAAAGATGTTGAAGAGATGGTTGAGTAAATAGTTGAGGAGGGTGGAAGTAGAGAAAAACAACTGTGAATTAAAGTTGCCCAGAAAGTATGTAGgtttattttaaagaaatttcatcTTCTTTGGAAAATTCAGTCAAATTTATCCCACTCAGTTTTCTGTTGTTTTCCCCTAATTGAAATTCCTAGTTTTTCCACTATTTGGCAGGCACTTAGAAACGGTTGGgaacggtttttttttttctgcgtTCTCCTTCACTTTTCCCCGGTTTGTTCTATtggccccaaaaaaaaagaaaatcctACGTGACACATGCCGTGACGAGGCAGGGTTCCCATGCCTCCATTTAACAAGAAGCAATGCGAGATGATGGGGAGCGGGACAAACAAAGTCTTTATGCTCAAATATGGACATGTGGGCGTCTGTGGAAAATACGagggaaaataataaaaaaggtAGCCACTCTCGaaatgtatttacattaaaaaCGGACACAAAAGGGTAGTTGTCTCCTCTCTATAGAGACGCTGAACAAGACAAACGGAGCCaaggatatacatatgtacatacaaagcGAGAAAGGATAGTGAAAGGCAAAAAATTGGTCGGGCGAAAGGGGAACAAATGCAAAGGGCCTAGAACGTCGACTACATGCTCTACAGTTGGTTGAATTATGGCCGAATAAAATGTCTAGGCAAGCTAATTTGATGTCTCAGTTTATAGGTGAACTATAAAACGGAAATTTATGGCCAAAACTAGGCGGAtgtaagaagaagaaaaagggATTGTACTTAAACAaagccaaaaagtatgctatccAAAATCGAAGTAATCGAACCAAaccgttgccactaatgcaaATGGCTATTTCAAATCGATCAGCAATTGACCTTGTCTTTATGAATCAGAACTCGTAAAATTGGAAACAGTTTCAAATGATTAAAACCTCTTTATAGAGTATTCCTAGATGAGAGCAAATGCCACAGataaatttcaatattcaattttattgGGCTACAAATCTcctattatttataattttagcCAGCTTTCaatgaatattaaaaaacatataaaaacaaaacacacaaatttttggactctcttttttttttttgttcgcatTTTGTATTTACTCAAAAATTTCATGGCTTTCacagtgtttttgtttgtcaaACAAATCTGAAATGTCCTTTCtttcacatacacacacacatacgccaCACACATCCCAAACAGCAGACACATTCACACAAAtgataaacacaaaaaaaaaaaacaaaaaataataatcataaaaaaacaagctgaaaagaaaaaaaaatatattcacaaaccaatggtaaaaaaaaaaaaaaaacacaaaatgaaaacacacTCAACCATGTCAAACCGAGCTATGGCAAACTGAACCGGAAAAAGCGTACCCAAACCACATTTCCACAACGCATTTATAATtagatttcatttttcatttctgaaatgataaataaaactttttctaGCACCAGCAGCGGGAAGCAGAGCGTCCTTTCCGTCTCTCGCCACGGTCTTCTTTTCCATATTGaagtatctctctctctctctctctctgccgtTTATACCGTTAAGTGGCATTTTGTAGTGTTGTGTAGTGGGAGAGGTGAAATTTGCATAAGTGTTGGCAAATGCCATGGCACGGCACAAGGGCGAAGAGCCAGAAACGTAGAGCTCCAAATTAATGCAAATATCAAGTGGAAATGTTCAAGTGAATTACAAATGCGGAACATTATATACCCTTATAAAGGATAATAATAGTTTCGGCAATGCAAGACAAagggaatatatatattaataggtAGTTCTTTAAAGAAGTAAATTACACCGTTCTATTCGATCTGATGAAAGTTATAAAGAGATTTAGCTGATTCTGctaaacacaacaaaacaagTGAAAATGTGAATAAATTATGAAGGACTCACACCTCTGGAGATGTAAATGAAGATTGAATGGGGAGCTGCATGTTAAAGTCGTTTAGGACAATTGATACGAGCataacatacacacacacacacacccagagTCACACGCATACCCACACACGCACaatcaaacacacacacgtgaTTATATAGCATATAAATTTACCCATTTGCCTTAATCTTTTTAATTAACTACTCATATCCCGCCACTGAACGTTACCTAATTGATATGAGTTTTAGGGTATGGTTGCTTTTTGAGGTGGTATCGGGGGGTAGGGGCTTTCTGTATACCCCCCCCCCCATTCTTATCCACTGAATCGCACGCTTCAATGGAGCCACCAGAGCTTCGGCTTTGGCTGGTGCTGAAACAAATGTGCGTGCTACTGTCTGTTTCCTGCAAGTGTCTTAATGAATTTCCATTTTGGCACCCGAAAAACCAAGCTCTTCTCCAtaaaacaaagacaaaaaaaaatgccaacgACTAAACTAAACCAAATCAAGTTGGTCTGGGTGTCAAATGTTAATGAGAGAAGCATGAAAGTGCTTACCGAATGAGCAAACGAGCAACAGACGAGACGAGAAAAGGCAAGAGACGGCAGCTTTGCATAGTGGTTGATACCCACTCATTTAAGTCTTGACAATATTTACATAGCCTACTTTTAGGCGCGCGCCATAAGATATTCCCAGGGCCATGCTTGAAAGTAAGCAATAGATTAAGTCAATTTTGGATACCCTTCacaatgtgtgtgtatgatcGACCAGTTAAGAACTTTGATTCGATCGTAAACTATTCAAATGGCGCcctttgaaaacttttccCATTTAAGGCAAATTATCACTTTTCACAGGTTTTCCATTAGCGGGTCGTTTGGCATAACAGCAAGGAGAACTTTCATTTCCTGTTTTTTAGAGCCGCTCTCACCAATTAATACCGAATGCTTTTTCCATCGACTTCCGTTTGCTTTTAAAATTCCTTCCTTATCTTCCTGTTTCAGTGTTCGCCAGGCCATTTTCTGTGTGTGTCGGTgggcgtgtgcgtgtgtgtgtgtgtgagtcagtatatattttttttgtgcttcCTGTACAAGCCCCTTTTCCGGatggcctggcctggccatGGTAGTCCATCACCTTTAGTTTCTATATCGTTCCGTTCCGTGTTTTTGTGCCTTTCCTTTATGTAGCAacatattttcatttccagTTAGCATCTTTTGTCTCCAAGTagataaaaattgaatttcatccACTGTTGGCTCCCAACATCATCATTCACATtcactctgtctctgtctctgtctccaTTCTTCTCTCTCCTTTTCCATCTTGTTATTTCTGTCCCTTTCTGTGCATTGTTCGCACACACTGACactcacacgcacacgcacacagaaatcgtattaaatattcaatattGTTGGAATACAGAGACTTGCCTTTGTCTCTCAGCTCACTAACTTGGCGCTAGGCTCGGCTAGGCTGGCTCGTCATTCGTCTTTTATAAGCCCACTAATTAAGTTTCACCTCCCACCTCCTCGCATTGCCAGCAAATCACTTCAATTAACACAAGTTCAGCTGATTAACTGTGAAATTTACTATTCAGAGATGAGATATATAATATGGTGCGAGCTTAAAGCTAATAggcaacaaaccaaaaaaaaaaaaaaacaaaacgctCACTACTCAAGGGGACTAGATCTAAATCTGATGACGACGCACTTCACGATCGGCCAACTCCTCGGGTGTGGGATGCTCCTGAATGAATCGAATGGCTCTCAGGATTGCCTCTGGAATGGGTGGGGGAGTGGGCAAAACATCCGATTGTGGACGAAAACCATTCTCATCGGCCTCGTAAGTCACCTGAATGGGTATACCCTCAGGTGAGGTGTAAGCATAATAGCCACGCACAGCTACACCTGCTTGACCCTCTTCAGCTCGAACCTGGCCACTGGCCTGCTGTATATCATAACTATAGCTGCCATCCAAATTCGCATTCGAAAGGAATTTTGTA
It encodes the following:
- the LOC6638874 gene encoding larval cuticle protein 4 — its product is MMKAFSSLVLLAVALLSSSILAAPAPPLNEDSITKFLSNANLDGSYSYDIQQASGQVRAEEGQAGVAVRGYYAYTSPEGIPIQVTYEADENGFRPQSDVLPTPPPIPEAILRAIRFIQEHPTPEELADREVRRHQI